GTCCCTTTAACACAGCCTTAATCCTCTGAATGACTCTCTTCACAGCCTCTTTAACTTCCTTGTTACGAAGGGTATAAATAATGGGGTTAAGGAAGGGGGTAAAAAGAGTGTACACCAAGGCAATAAGCTTGTCCATGCCCTTAGCCGGAATCCCAGGAGGCCCCACATAGACAATGAAGGCAGAGCCAAAGAAAAGGGTCACTACAGTCATATGAGAagagcaggtggagaaggccttggcACGACTGGCAGCTGAGGGCAGGTTCAACACAGTTCTCAGGATGCCCCCATAGAGTCCCAAAATGAGTACAAGGTTGCATGCATTGATCAGTCCAATCACCACAATGTGGACCCAAGCATGCCATTTTGTGTCCACGCATGCCAAACGCATAAGTGGTGCCAGGTCACAAAAATAATGGGCCACCTCCCTCAAGCAGAAAGGAAGAGTGGCTGTGAGACTGGCAGGTACAAGTGCTGCTGAGAAGCCAGCCACCCAAGTGGTCCCTGCTAGCCATAACTGTACCTGTCTGCTCATGAATGCATGGTAGTGGAGTGGGTGACAGATAGCAAGGTAGCGGTCCAGCGCCATGACAGTCAACAAGTAGCACTCAGTCATGCCCAAGGAGTGGAAGACATAGAGCTGGATGAAACACAAAGCAGACGAGATAGGTGAACATCCATGGAGCAAGGTATGCAGCAGTGTGGACACCGTGGTGCTGACATACCAGAGCtccaaaaaggaaagaacattgatgaagaagtacatgggtgtgGACAGTCCAGAATCTGCTTGAACAAGGACAATGATGAATAGATTCCCTGCCAGGGTGAGGAGATAGATGCACAgggtccccaagaagataagcgGTTGCAGAGTCCCAGTAGTAGCGAAACCAGCAAGAATGAAATCTTGGGTCGAAGTGTGGTTGGCATGATCTATCATTCTTAGGACTGAGGGGTGAAGACAGAAGATTAATTACTTCAGGCTTCTTTCTCACTTGCGAAATTTCCCAAGAGAAAAGGCAAAGAACACATGAGTTTGAAAGGATCTTACACATTATAAAATCAACTCCCCTCACTTTGTAAAAAAAAGGAACTGAAGACCAGAAGGGAGATGTGATTTACTCTATATCACAATCTGTTCCTGAAAAGTTGGAGTGGCTTCCAGTTTCCCTGATTTGCAAGCCAGTACTTTTCTTATTGTACAGACATGGCACCAGAGTTGCAGGCCCTGGTATTTTCTCCTACATACTCTACCAGGAAAACTGCCAACTCATCTCTTCTACAGCCCCTAATGAAATGTCCCATGATTCTTTAAGCATCCACTTTGTATCCAACGATCAGCTATATTGAGCTGTggagaaaagaaatatatattttctaagaATTTAACCCTGAGGCTCCTTCAGGGAGCCTCCTTGAAGTTCGGGAATGTTCTCAGTAAGGACTGAAGGAGGA
This DNA window, taken from Elephas maximus indicus isolate mEleMax1 chromosome 3, mEleMax1 primary haplotype, whole genome shotgun sequence, encodes the following:
- the LOC126073808 gene encoding olfactory receptor 10C1-like, whose amino-acid sequence is MIDHANHTSTQDFILAGFATTGTLQPLIFLGTLCIYLLTLAGNLFIIVLVQADSGLSTPMYFFINVLSFLELWYVSTTVSTLLHTLLHGCSPISSALCFIQLYVFHSLGMTECYLLTVMALDRYLAICHPLHYHAFMSRQVQLWLAGTTWVAGFSAALVPASLTATLPFCLREVAHYFCDLAPLMRLACVDTKWHAWVHIVVIGLINACNLVLILGLYGGILRTVLNLPSAASRAKAFSTCSSHMTVVTLFFGSAFIVYVGPPGIPAKGMDKLIALVYTLFTPFLNPIIYTLRNKEVKEAVKRVIQRIKAVLKGP